The Lutibacter sp. Hel_I_33_5 genome has a window encoding:
- a CDS encoding diphosphomevalonate/mevalonate 3,5-bisphosphate decarboxylase family protein has protein sequence MNTAQFIPNSFSKSIDNFKVTWQTPSNIALVKYWGKSDPQIPKNASISFTLNNCHTITSIQFEKNVILSEVERFTPQFELFFEGKKKEEFKPKIAQFFERIKAYCPYIFEYRMTIESENSFPHSSGIASSASGLSAIAMCLLSLEKELNSELTAEFINKKASFLARLGSGSASRSVEGPLVVWGNHPAIEGSSDLFGVKFPHKVHSIFENYQDTILLVDKGEKQVSSTVGHQLMHNHPYAENRFKQANENLEKLSEILQNGEIKEFINLVESEALTLHAMMLASNPYFILMKPNTLEIINKIWQYREEHKSNICFTLDAGANVHVLYPLDEKKAVETFIERVLSKHCQKNQYICDNTGLGAKKL, from the coding sequence TTGAATACAGCACAATTTATTCCGAATTCATTTTCAAAATCTATTGATAATTTTAAAGTTACTTGGCAAACTCCAAGTAATATTGCATTGGTTAAATATTGGGGGAAAAGCGATCCTCAAATTCCAAAAAACGCATCTATTAGTTTTACATTAAACAATTGTCATACGATAACAAGTATTCAGTTTGAAAAGAATGTCATTTTGAGTGAAGTCGAAAGATTTACACCTCAATTCGAATTGTTTTTTGAAGGAAAAAAGAAAGAAGAGTTTAAACCTAAAATCGCACAGTTTTTTGAACGAATAAAAGCGTATTGTCCGTATATTTTTGAATACAGAATGACTATTGAGTCAGAAAATTCTTTTCCGCATAGTAGTGGAATTGCTTCTTCTGCAAGCGGATTATCTGCAATAGCTATGTGTTTATTGAGTTTGGAAAAGGAATTAAATTCTGAATTAACAGCTGAGTTTATCAATAAAAAAGCATCATTTTTAGCGAGACTAGGTTCAGGTAGTGCTAGTAGAAGTGTAGAAGGGCCATTAGTTGTTTGGGGAAATCACCCAGCAATAGAAGGAAGCTCGGATTTATTTGGTGTTAAATTTCCACATAAAGTACATTCAATTTTTGAAAATTATCAAGACACTATTTTATTAGTTGATAAAGGGGAGAAGCAAGTTTCTTCAACCGTTGGACATCAGTTAATGCATAATCACCCTTATGCAGAAAATCGATTTAAACAAGCGAATGAGAATTTAGAGAAACTATCAGAAATTCTACAAAACGGCGAGATAAAAGAATTTATAAATCTTGTAGAAAGTGAAGCTTTAACACTGCATGCAATGATGTTGGCAAGTAACCCGTATTTTATTTTAATGAAACCGAATACTTTGGAAATTATTAATAAAATTTGGCAATATAGAGAAGAACATAAAAGTAATATATGTTTTACATTAGATGCTGGTGCAAATGTGCATGTATTGTATCCTTTAGATGAGAAAAAAGCTGTCGAAACCTTTATAGAAAGAGTGCTTTCTAAGCATTGCCAAAAAAATCAGTATATTTGTGATAACACAGGGTTGGGAGCAAAAAAGCTTTAG
- a CDS encoding LytTR family DNA-binding domain-containing protein, whose amino-acid sequence MSKKVRCVIVDDEPMAREIITSYIEKTPNLELIKSCKNASEAMIFMQNQEVDLFFLDINMPEITGLSLAKIINKKAKIIFTTAYRDYAVDGFNLNVVDYLLKPIAFDRFLEAVQKVFDTHQIVKVEKNEQETSSDFMFVRSERKMVKINFNQIKYIESLGDYVKVITNDTSIVTRETITNIDEKLPAKEFLRIHRSYIVSLQEITSYTNEFIEVGKKAIPISRSYKETVLQKLAKV is encoded by the coding sequence ATGTCTAAAAAAGTACGTTGTGTTATTGTAGATGATGAGCCAATGGCAAGAGAAATCATTACGTCATATATAGAAAAAACACCAAATTTAGAGTTGATAAAAAGTTGTAAAAATGCTTCTGAAGCAATGATTTTTATGCAGAATCAAGAAGTAGATTTATTTTTCTTAGATATTAATATGCCAGAAATCACAGGGCTAAGTTTGGCTAAAATTATTAATAAAAAGGCGAAGATAATTTTTACAACTGCCTATAGAGATTATGCTGTAGATGGATTTAACTTAAATGTAGTTGATTATTTATTAAAACCGATTGCTTTCGATCGATTTTTAGAAGCGGTTCAGAAAGTTTTTGATACACATCAAATTGTAAAAGTTGAAAAAAATGAGCAAGAAACTTCTTCGGATTTTATGTTTGTAAGATCAGAGAGAAAGATGGTGAAAATCAATTTTAATCAAATTAAATATATAGAAAGTCTAGGCGATTATGTTAAGGTTATTACAAATGATACTTCAATTGTTACAAGAGAAACCATAACAAATATTGATGAAAAATTACCGGCAAAAGAGTTCTTAAGAATTCATCGATCCTATATTGTTTCATTACAAGAAATCACCTCTTACACAAACGAATTTATTGAAGTTGGAAAAAAAGCAATACCAATAAGTAGAAGTTATAAAGAAACGGTTTTACAAAAATTAGCAAAAGTGTAG
- a CDS encoding sensor histidine kinase → MKIAKYFFYITLNILFWIGVYFFYTYFLGYGSTNINYVNSFSGYLMPITILVSYFVVLYLIPNYLLKKKYTLFALYSFYTFIISFSGIIISVFYGLFFSSYLVDVNNEALTKSLPLIILGIYFVVLIATALSLVMYSYLSSIKNEDLKNKFLQTQLQLKEQELKFLKMQIHPHFLFNTLNTLYGFALKKSDQAPDMILKLSNLLDYILYQVDKPQVLLSDEIKHIEDYIALEKMRFQESLEVHFSKELLADEVQIAPMLLLPFVENAFKHGIQIDDVLKVNIILKTTNNHLMFAIENSAKRDVNSKKGIGLENIKKRLKMLYRDNFELGITSSENVYNVDLKIPLRDV, encoded by the coding sequence ATGAAAATAGCGAAGTATTTTTTTTATATCACACTAAACATACTCTTTTGGATTGGTGTTTACTTTTTTTACACCTATTTTTTAGGCTATGGAAGCACAAATATTAATTATGTAAATAGTTTTTCGGGGTATTTAATGCCAATTACTATTTTAGTAAGCTATTTTGTGGTTTTGTATTTAATTCCTAATTATTTACTCAAAAAAAAATATACGCTATTTGCGCTCTATAGTTTTTATACGTTTATCATTTCCTTTTCAGGAATTATTATTTCTGTTTTTTATGGATTGTTTTTTTCTTCTTATTTAGTTGATGTAAATAATGAAGCGCTCACCAAATCATTACCTTTAATAATTTTAGGAATCTATTTTGTGGTTTTGATAGCAACAGCATTAAGTTTGGTGATGTATAGTTATCTGTCTAGCATTAAAAATGAAGATTTAAAAAATAAGTTTCTACAAACTCAGCTTCAATTAAAGGAGCAGGAGCTTAAATTTTTAAAGATGCAAATTCACCCACATTTTCTCTTTAATACCTTAAATACATTATATGGTTTTGCCTTAAAAAAATCTGACCAAGCACCAGATATGATTTTAAAATTGTCTAATTTGTTAGATTATATTTTATATCAAGTTGATAAACCTCAGGTATTGTTAAGTGATGAAATTAAGCATATAGAAGATTATATTGCACTAGAAAAAATGCGCTTTCAAGAAAGTTTAGAAGTTCATTTTTCAAAAGAATTACTTGCAGATGAAGTTCAAATAGCGCCTATGTTATTATTGCCTTTTGTGGAGAATGCATTTAAACATGGTATACAAATTGATGATGTTTTAAAAGTGAATATTATTCTTAAAACTACCAATAATCATTTGATGTTTGCAATAGAAAATTCAGCAAAAAGAGATGTAAATTCTAAAAAAGGGATTGGTTTAGAAAATATTAAAAAAAGATTGAAAATGTTATATAGAGATAATTTTGAACTTGGAATTACATCTTCAGAAAATGTATATAACGTTGATTTAAAAATTCCATTAAGAGATGTCTAA
- a CDS encoding serine hydrolase → MKKCTLIFLTLLCSLFSEAQIANKENLDQLFDTFEKENKAMGTVSILKNGLETYQKSFGLSNIKLDKKANEYTKYRIGSITKTFTATIILQLVEEGKLSLLSLVSDYFPQIPNSNKITIKNLLYHRSGLYNITKEKGFHVWISKSRNRKEMLAKITNHKVDFQPNEKTAYSNTNYILLSFIAEKIDKRKFSKILQRRIIKPLNLKRTIFGKKIKIKKNEAFSYYWENTKWNPITLETNLKGPMGAGAIVSTAKEINVFYSNLFSGKLISENSLQKMTTPINGMGMGLSVMKYKGLLIYGHDGGIDGFRSMAAFIPKKKLSIAFTLNASNISTSGTLIEIIDTYFKNDPTVKDIPLIDLKTEDLDKYLGIYSGSSFPLKVTITKKENVLYAQATGQPIFKLNASKKNVFNYDPLGIKFTFTPKNNSVTVKFQGNNHLLTKE, encoded by the coding sequence ATGAAAAAATGCACTCTTATTTTTTTAACCCTTCTATGCTCTTTATTTTCTGAAGCTCAAATTGCAAACAAAGAAAACTTAGATCAATTATTCGATACTTTTGAAAAGGAAAATAAAGCTATGGGAACTGTTTCTATTTTAAAAAACGGTCTAGAAACATATCAAAAATCTTTTGGCCTTTCAAACATTAAATTAGACAAGAAAGCTAACGAATATACTAAATACAGAATTGGTTCAATTACAAAAACGTTTACCGCAACTATTATTTTACAATTAGTAGAAGAAGGAAAGTTAAGTCTATTAAGTTTGGTCAGTGATTATTTTCCTCAGATACCAAATTCAAATAAAATTACAATAAAAAACTTATTATATCACAGAAGTGGGCTATATAATATTACTAAAGAAAAAGGGTTTCATGTTTGGATTAGCAAATCTAGAAATAGAAAAGAAATGCTGGCTAAAATAACTAACCATAAAGTAGATTTTCAACCTAATGAAAAAACAGCTTACTCTAACACCAATTATATCTTACTTTCATTCATCGCTGAAAAAATTGACAAAAGAAAATTTTCTAAAATATTACAAAGAAGAATTATAAAACCTCTAAATTTAAAAAGAACCATATTTGGAAAAAAAATTAAAATTAAAAAGAATGAAGCCTTCTCTTATTATTGGGAAAATACTAAATGGAACCCAATAACTTTAGAAACAAACTTAAAAGGGCCAATGGGAGCTGGAGCAATTGTTTCAACAGCAAAAGAAATAAATGTTTTTTACAGTAATTTATTTTCTGGAAAACTAATTTCTGAAAATTCATTGCAAAAAATGACAACTCCAATAAATGGTATGGGAATGGGACTTTCTGTTATGAAATACAAAGGTTTATTAATTTATGGACATGATGGTGGAATAGATGGTTTTAGGTCAATGGCAGCTTTTATACCAAAAAAGAAACTTTCTATTGCTTTTACACTTAATGCTTCTAATATTTCAACAAGCGGTACTCTAATTGAAATTATTGATACTTACTTTAAAAACGACCCTACCGTAAAAGACATTCCTTTAATTGATTTAAAAACGGAAGATTTAGACAAGTATTTAGGCATTTATAGTGGAAGTTCTTTTCCTTTAAAAGTAACAATCACAAAAAAAGAAAATGTCCTATATGCTCAAGCAACTGGGCAACCCATATTTAAATTGAATGCTTCAAAGAAAAATGTCTTTAACTATGACCCTTTAGGAATTAAATTCACGTTTACCCCAAAGAACAATTCTGTAACTGTAAAATTTCAAGGAAATAATCATCTCTTAACAAAAGAATAA
- a CDS encoding NAD(P)/FAD-dependent oxidoreductase, whose protein sequence is MNKIIIIGGGAAGYFTAINAKENNPNLDITILEKGNDVLQKVKISGGGRCNVTHACFEPKELVKFYPRGEKELLGPFHQFMTGDTFEWFENKGVPLKIEGDNRVFPEANTSQAIIDCFENAVDKLGIKVLKNCGVNSVYQQENQWLVNTKEHKFIADKVVIAAGSSKKVWELCKTLDHTIIEPVPSLFTFNINDKRLVDLLGVSVPNATVTITGTKLEASGPLLITHWGMSGPAILKLSAFGARILADKKYQYNVEVNWLSRPTDKILNVLLNLKKKEPRKTVILKSPFTEISKRLWERFVIASQIIQNQNWADLNNKQLENLANQLTKGVYNANGRTTFKEEFVTAGGVDLKEINFKRFESRKHNNLFFVGEVLNIDAVTGGFNFQNAWTGGFICSKALSED, encoded by the coding sequence ATGAATAAAATTATCATTATCGGAGGTGGAGCTGCAGGATATTTTACAGCCATAAACGCAAAAGAGAATAATCCAAATTTAGATATAACCATTCTAGAAAAAGGGAATGACGTTTTGCAGAAAGTAAAGATTTCTGGAGGTGGACGTTGTAATGTTACTCATGCATGTTTTGAGCCAAAAGAATTAGTAAAATTTTATCCGAGAGGAGAAAAAGAGTTATTGGGACCATTTCATCAGTTTATGACTGGCGATACTTTTGAATGGTTTGAAAATAAAGGCGTGCCTTTAAAAATTGAAGGTGATAATCGTGTTTTTCCAGAAGCAAATACTAGTCAAGCTATTATAGATTGTTTTGAGAATGCTGTTGATAAACTAGGTATTAAAGTGTTGAAAAACTGTGGAGTAAATTCAGTTTATCAACAAGAAAACCAGTGGCTTGTTAACACAAAAGAGCATAAATTTATTGCAGATAAAGTAGTGATTGCTGCTGGTTCTAGTAAAAAAGTTTGGGAATTGTGTAAAACCTTAGATCATACTATAATAGAACCTGTTCCGTCTTTATTTACATTTAATATCAACGATAAACGTTTGGTAGATTTGTTAGGGGTTTCTGTGCCAAATGCTACCGTAACGATTACTGGAACAAAATTAGAAGCTTCTGGACCTTTATTGATAACGCATTGGGGAATGAGCGGTCCTGCGATTTTAAAACTCTCTGCTTTTGGTGCGCGTATTTTAGCTGATAAAAAATATCAATACAATGTTGAGGTAAATTGGTTGTCAAGACCTACCGATAAAATTCTAAACGTTCTATTGAATTTAAAAAAGAAAGAACCGAGAAAAACCGTCATTTTAAAATCTCCATTTACTGAAATTTCTAAACGTTTATGGGAGCGTTTTGTAATTGCTTCCCAAATTATACAAAACCAGAACTGGGCAGATTTAAATAATAAGCAATTAGAAAATTTAGCAAACCAATTAACAAAAGGTGTTTATAATGCCAATGGAAGAACTACATTTAAAGAAGAATTTGTTACAGCTGGGGGTGTAGATTTAAAAGAAATAAATTTTAAACGTTTTGAAAGCAGAAAACATAATAACCTCTTTTTTGTTGGAGAAGTATTAAATATTGATGCCGTCACTGGTGGATTTAACTTCCAAAATGCTTGGACTGGTGGTTTTATTTGTTCAAAAGCTTTGAGTGAAGATTGA
- a CDS encoding GYDIA family GHMP kinase, whose translation MNHYSNGKLLLTGEYLILDGAKSLAVPTKFGQDLVVEPIKESQLIWGSFTNTGECWFEAVFDLPKLRLANCTFNSEKEGNAEFIAETLLEILQEAKKLNPDFLQTENGFVVKTNLTFPQNWGLGSSSTLINNIASWAKVDAFKLLWNSFKGSGYDIACAQNDSPIFYQLNDGKPIVNQVEFYPDFSDELFFVHLNKKQDSKEGIKRYRDYIKKRPFDSAQSDIQQISNLSDEFVKAFSVKDLDKIIIEHERIISSIIKLKPIKENLFPDYFGAVKSLGAWGGDFVLATGNNDTPDYFKNKGFETILKYSEMIL comes from the coding sequence ATGAATCATTATAGTAACGGAAAACTTTTATTAACAGGCGAATACCTAATTTTAGACGGTGCAAAATCACTTGCTGTTCCAACAAAATTTGGACAAGATTTAGTTGTTGAGCCGATAAAGGAATCACAATTGATTTGGGGAAGTTTTACTAATACTGGTGAATGTTGGTTTGAAGCTGTTTTTGATTTACCCAAATTACGATTGGCTAACTGTACTTTTAATTCTGAAAAAGAAGGAAACGCTGAATTTATCGCAGAAACCTTGCTAGAAATTTTACAAGAAGCTAAAAAGTTGAATCCAGATTTTTTACAAACAGAAAATGGTTTTGTTGTAAAAACAAATCTAACATTTCCTCAAAATTGGGGATTAGGGAGTTCTTCAACATTAATTAATAATATTGCCTCTTGGGCAAAAGTGGATGCTTTTAAATTGTTATGGAATTCCTTTAAAGGTAGTGGATATGATATCGCTTGTGCACAAAATGATTCGCCAATTTTTTATCAATTAAATGACGGAAAACCGATTGTAAATCAAGTTGAATTTTATCCAGATTTTTCTGATGAATTGTTTTTTGTTCACTTAAATAAAAAGCAAGATAGTAAGGAAGGTATAAAGAGATATAGAGATTATATAAAGAAAAGACCTTTCGATTCCGCTCAAAGTGACATTCAACAAATTTCAAATTTATCGGATGAATTTGTGAAAGCTTTTTCAGTTAAAGATTTAGATAAAATAATTATTGAGCATGAACGTATTATAAGTTCAATAATTAAATTGAAGCCAATAAAAGAAAACTTGTTTCCAGATTATTTTGGTGCTGTAAAAAGTTTAGGTGCTTGGGGCGGCGATTTTGTATTGGCTACAGGAAATAATGACACACCAGATTATTTTAAAAATAAAGGGTTTGAAACAATTCTTAAGTATTCAGAAATGATTTTATAA
- a CDS encoding hydroxymethylglutaryl-CoA reductase, degradative, with protein sequence MLNFKIDKRMSKIISGFSKLSKEEKIEWLAKNYFNQQPEIIKTLKQYWNQDSKLQQLHDDFIENTVTNFYLPYGIAPNFIINGLDYVIPMVVEESSVVAAASLVAKYWSSRGGFKAEVISTTKIGQVHFMYAGDKKELEHYFNQNKTELYAATASITKNMEKRGGGILDIQLVDKTEKLDNYYQLHVTFETKDSMGANFINSCLEAMAAKFRNDEIEIVMSILSNYVPECVVRAEVRCKIEELGGENPQKFAEKFYQAVKIAQIEPYRAVTHNKGIMNGIDSVVLATGNDFRAVEAGAHAYASKDGQYRSLTHCEIKDGVFRFWIEIPLALGTVGGLTALHPMAKLSLEMLQKPSARELMQIMATAGLAQNFAALRALTTKGIQHGHMKMHLMNILNQQNATNQEKEQVAAYFENKTASHSAVIDKLNSLRKPTINWVNFLDKKEVEGYLSKLTVTTKPSFGKMNAQQMIEHVSLILQISNGSKEVNIFVSDDKSARRKPFLNTNNELQVGFKAPFLSEEPNKMIFDSLEEAKNELYNQIAAFQDYYKKNNDDSIVHPFFGDLNYEYWCKFHVKHFTHHFKQFNLV encoded by the coding sequence TTGCTCAACTTTAAAATTGACAAAAGAATGTCTAAAATTATTTCTGGGTTTTCTAAACTTTCAAAAGAAGAAAAAATAGAATGGTTGGCAAAGAATTATTTTAATCAGCAACCAGAAATTATAAAAACGCTTAAGCAGTATTGGAATCAAGATTCTAAATTGCAGCAGCTTCATGATGATTTTATAGAAAATACGGTTACCAATTTTTATTTGCCTTACGGAATAGCACCAAATTTTATAATAAATGGACTCGATTATGTGATTCCAATGGTTGTAGAAGAAAGTTCTGTAGTTGCGGCAGCTTCTTTAGTGGCTAAATATTGGAGTTCTCGTGGCGGATTTAAAGCTGAGGTTATTTCAACCACTAAAATTGGTCAAGTACATTTTATGTACGCTGGAGATAAAAAAGAATTAGAACATTATTTTAATCAAAATAAAACTGAATTGTATGCTGCTACAGCTTCCATCACCAAAAATATGGAAAAGCGTGGTGGCGGAATTTTAGATATTCAGTTAGTTGATAAGACAGAAAAACTAGATAATTACTATCAATTACATGTAACTTTTGAAACGAAAGATTCAATGGGAGCAAACTTTATTAATTCGTGTTTAGAAGCGATGGCTGCTAAATTTAGAAATGATGAAATAGAGATTGTTATGAGTATTTTGTCTAATTATGTTCCTGAATGTGTAGTGCGTGCTGAGGTACGTTGTAAGATAGAAGAACTAGGTGGAGAGAACCCACAGAAGTTTGCAGAAAAATTTTATCAAGCAGTAAAAATTGCACAAATAGAACCTTATCGAGCGGTTACGCATAATAAAGGGATTATGAATGGCATAGATTCCGTTGTGTTAGCTACTGGGAATGATTTTAGAGCTGTTGAAGCTGGAGCACATGCGTATGCGTCAAAAGATGGACAGTATAGAAGTCTAACACATTGTGAAATTAAAGATGGTGTTTTTAGGTTTTGGATAGAGATTCCGTTAGCATTAGGTACCGTTGGTGGATTAACCGCTTTGCATCCTATGGCAAAATTATCTTTGGAAATGCTGCAAAAACCTTCAGCAAGAGAATTGATGCAAATTATGGCAACTGCTGGATTAGCACAAAATTTTGCTGCCTTAAGAGCTTTAACAACCAAAGGAATTCAGCATGGACATATGAAGATGCATTTGATGAATATCTTAAATCAACAAAATGCAACCAATCAAGAAAAAGAACAAGTTGCTGCTTATTTTGAAAATAAAACAGCATCTCATAGTGCAGTAATTGATAAATTAAATTCGCTTAGAAAACCAACAATCAATTGGGTTAATTTTTTAGATAAAAAAGAAGTTGAAGGTTATTTGTCAAAATTAACGGTTACTACAAAACCTAGTTTTGGTAAAATGAATGCACAACAAATGATTGAGCATGTGAGTTTAATTTTACAAATTTCTAACGGAAGTAAAGAAGTTAATATTTTTGTTTCTGATGATAAATCAGCTAGAAGAAAACCTTTTTTAAATACCAATAACGAATTGCAAGTTGGTTTTAAAGCGCCATTTTTATCGGAAGAACCTAATAAAATGATTTTTGATTCTTTGGAAGAAGCAAAAAATGAATTATATAATCAGATCGCTGCTTTTCAAGATTATTACAAAAAAAATAATGATGATAGTATTGTTCATCCGTTTTTTGGAGATTTAAATTATGAGTATTGGTGTAAATTTCATGTAAAACATTTCACACATCATTTTAAACAATTCAACTTAGTTTGA
- a CDS encoding S9 family peptidase, protein MKKLFILFLGISTFVNAQKKDITLEDIWKKGTFRAEYMNSLNSMNGDYYSLLNYANGSSSVDKYSYKTLEKVNTIVDSKDFEDIKYFESYTFNNDETKLILGVDFKPIFRHSFLGTFYTYDIATKSTQLIGKDIQRPTFSPDSKKVAFAKDNNLFVTDFTTNTTYQITKDGKKNEIINGITDWVYEEEFAFVRAFEWSKDSKHIAFLRFDESKVKTFSMDVYGTGKYPTQEVFKYPKAGEDNAIVTLHMFTLSNKNTRKVDVGEYEYIPRINWTKDNHTLSVRTLNRHQNDLKLFFVDSNSLEKTLILNETDKAYVDVTDDLTFLNDNSFIWTSEKDGYNHIYHYNKSGKLINQITKGNWEVTSYYGFDANKKTIYYQSVENGSINRGVYSISLKGKKKKLLSNASGNNRASFSKNRHFFINTFSDANTPPVYTLRNNKGNILKTIKDNANLKELISNYNLSKKEFSTIKINGYDLNMYTIKPSNFDSSKKYPVLMYQYSGPGSQSVSNRWNGSNDYWHQMLAQNGYIIVCVDGRGTGLKGRDFKKLTYMNLVKLETEDQIAVAKEFAKKPYVDADKIGIWGWSFGGHMSTNSLLKGNDVFSAAIAVAPVTTWRFYDTIYTERYMRTPEENPAGYDDNSPINYPELLKGNYMLIHGTGDDNVHAQNAMRMAEALIQANKQFEWGMYPDKNHGIYGGNTRLHLYNKMTNFIYKNLGKKDKKQVHKIKG, encoded by the coding sequence ATGAAGAAATTATTCATATTGTTTCTTGGGATCTCAACTTTTGTGAATGCACAGAAAAAAGATATCACCCTAGAAGACATCTGGAAAAAAGGAACATTTAGAGCAGAATACATGAACTCTCTAAATTCTATGAACGGCGATTATTATTCGCTTTTAAACTACGCAAACGGAAGCTCTTCCGTAGACAAATACAGTTACAAAACCTTAGAAAAAGTCAACACAATTGTTGATAGTAAAGATTTTGAAGATATTAAATACTTTGAATCCTATACATTTAATAATGATGAAACAAAATTGATTTTAGGTGTCGATTTTAAGCCTATTTTTCGTCATTCTTTTTTAGGAACTTTTTACACCTATGACATTGCAACTAAATCTACACAATTAATTGGTAAAGATATTCAGAGACCTACTTTTTCACCAGACAGTAAAAAAGTAGCTTTTGCAAAAGACAATAATTTATTTGTTACAGACTTTACTACAAATACAACCTATCAAATTACAAAAGACGGTAAGAAAAACGAAATCATTAACGGTATTACAGATTGGGTTTACGAAGAAGAGTTTGCTTTTGTAAGAGCTTTTGAATGGAGTAAAGACAGTAAACACATTGCTTTTTTACGTTTTGATGAAAGTAAAGTAAAAACCTTTTCTATGGATGTTTACGGGACAGGAAAATATCCAACTCAAGAAGTATTTAAATATCCAAAAGCAGGTGAAGATAATGCAATTGTAACCTTGCATATGTTTACGTTAAGTAATAAAAATACTAGAAAAGTTGATGTTGGTGAGTATGAATATATCCCGAGAATTAATTGGACAAAAGACAACCATACACTTTCTGTAAGAACTTTAAATCGTCATCAAAATGATTTAAAATTATTCTTTGTGGATTCAAATTCTTTAGAAAAAACATTGATTTTAAATGAAACCGATAAAGCTTATGTTGATGTTACTGATGATTTAACTTTTTTAAATGATAATAGTTTTATTTGGACAAGCGAGAAAGATGGTTACAATCATATTTATCATTATAATAAAAGTGGAAAACTAATCAATCAAATCACTAAAGGAAATTGGGAAGTAACTTCTTACTATGGTTTTGATGCTAATAAAAAAACAATTTATTATCAATCTGTAGAAAATGGTTCTATAAACAGAGGCGTTTACAGTATTTCTTTAAAAGGAAAAAAGAAAAAATTATTAAGTAATGCTTCCGGAAACAATAGAGCATCCTTTAGTAAAAACAGACACTTTTTTATCAATACATTTTCAGATGCAAACACACCTCCAGTGTATACCTTAAGAAATAACAAAGGAAATATCTTAAAAACGATAAAAGATAATGCTAATTTAAAAGAGCTTATTTCTAACTATAACTTAAGTAAAAAAGAATTTTCTACTATAAAAATTAATGGGTACGATTTAAATATGTACACCATAAAACCTTCAAATTTTGATTCTTCAAAAAAATATCCTGTTTTAATGTATCAGTATTCTGGACCAGGATCACAAAGTGTATCTAACAGATGGAATGGGTCGAATGATTATTGGCATCAAATGTTAGCACAAAACGGGTATATTATTGTTTGTGTTGATGGACGTGGAACAGGTTTAAAAGGAAGAGACTTTAAGAAACTTACCTATATGAATTTGGTGAAATTAGAAACCGAAGATCAAATAGCTGTAGCTAAAGAGTTTGCAAAAAAACCATATGTAGATGCTGATAAAATTGGTATTTGGGGTTGGTCTTTTGGAGGTCACATGAGCACAAATTCACTTTTAAAAGGGAACGATGTTTTTTCTGCTGCAATTGCAGTTGCTCCAGTTACTACATGGCGTTTTTATGATACAATTTATACAGAACGTTATATGCGAACGCCAGAAGAAAATCCTGCTGGATATGACGACAACTCACCTATTAATTATCCAGAATTATTAAAAGGAAACTATATGTTAATTCATGGTACTGGTGATGATAATGTACACGCACAAAATGCTATGAGAATGGCTGAAGCATTAATACAAGCTAATAAACAATTTGAATGGGGAATGTATCCAGATAAAAATCATGGAATTTATGGCGGAAATACAAGACTTCATTTGTACAATAAAATGACTAATTTTATTTACAAAAACTTAGGGAAAAAGGATAAAAAACAAGTACATAAAATTAAAGGATAA